A genomic region of Oncorhynchus mykiss isolate Arlee chromosome 16, USDA_OmykA_1.1, whole genome shotgun sequence contains the following coding sequences:
- the LOC110491061 gene encoding synaptotagmin-6-like, with translation MSPDGEEHDMFCQKAVTLIVDLCLQNHQLLDQDTCQDFLFLLSNQNSDYKDPDVTFGLLLSVFVVCGLVLLTLCAFASWKLCWVPYWQNKAAAALSSSSAALTPACGPPDDCPPFHLHIHPPQPQHQFLPSPNQQKSPVTMATEKVKDPMGSVGFLEAAVKISHTSPDIPAEVQLSMREHFMRRTQRMQRQATEPASSSRHSSFKRHLPRQMQSISLDLGNDYLDEDEQPTSIGRIKPELYRQKTLDTDESAKNSNAKNCGKINFSLKYDYENEALLVNILKAFDLPAKDLCGSSDPYVKIYLLPDRKKFQTRVHRKTLNPTFDESFQFPVPYDELAVRKLHMSVFDFDRFSRHDMIGEVVVDNLVETSDLSRETDIWRDIQYTTTESVDLGEIMFSLCYLPTAGRLTLTVIKCRNLKAMDITGYSDPYVKVSLVCDGRRLKKKKTTIKKNTLNPTYNEAIIFDIPPDSMDHVSLHISVMDYDLVGHNEIIGVNRVGCSAEGLGKGHWNEMLAYPRKPIAHWHPLLEAKKSEKEWKTRTASFDSQGSCPSPRRPASP, from the exons ATGTCACTTTTGGCCTCCTACTCAGCGTGTTTGTGGTGTGCGGACTTGTCCTGTTGACTCTTTGTGCCTTCGCCTCCTGGAAGCTGTGCTGGGTGCCTTACTGGCAGAACAAGGCGGCAGCAGCCCTTTCCTCCAGCTCTGCAGCCCTGACCCCGGCCTGCGGTCCACCAGACGACTGCCCCCCCTTCCACCTCCACATCCACCCTCCTCAGCCCCAGCATCAGTTCCTCCCAAGCCCCAACCAGCAGAAGTCACCGGTCACCATGGCAACGGAGAAAGTGAAGGACCCGATGGGTTCCGTGGGTTTCCTGGAGGCTGCTGTGAAGATAAGCCACACGTCACCTGATATCCCAGCGGAGGTGCAGCTGTCAATGAGGGAACACTTTATGAGGCGCACTCAACGCATGCAGCGGCAGGCCACTGAGCCTGCTTCCTCCTCCAG ACACAGCTCGTTCAAAAGGCACCTGCCCAGACAGATGCAGTCGATCAGCCTGGACCTGGGCAATGACTATTTGGATGAGGATGAGCAGCCCACCAGCATCGGACGCATCAAACCCGAGCTCTACAGACAGAAGACCCTGGACACTGACGAGTCCGCCAAGAACAGCAACGCCAAGAACTGTGGGAAGATCAACTTCTCACTGAAGTACGATTATGAAAATGAGGCCCTCCTGGTCAACATCCTCAAAGCCTTCGACCTGCCTGCCAAGGACCTGTGCGGCAGCTCCGACCCCTACGTCAAAATCTATCTTCTCCCTGATCGCAAGAAGTTCCAGACGCGCGTCCACCGGAAGACGCTTAACCCCACGTTTGACGAGTCCTTCCAGTTCCCCGTGCCTTATGATGAGCTGGCTGTTAGGAAGCTCCACATGAGTGTGTTTGACTTTGACAGGTTCTCCAGACATGATATGAtcggggaggtggtggtggataACCTCGTTGAGACGTCAGACCTCTCCAGAGAGACGGACATTTGGAGGGACATTCAGTACACCACAACT GAGAGTGTGGACCTGGGAGAGATCATGTTCTCACTATGCTACCTGCCCACTGCTGGACGACTCACTCTCACGGTCATCAAGTGCAGGAACCTTAAGGCCATGGATATCACGGGATACTCAG ATCCCTACGTCAAAGTGTCTCTCGTCTGTGACGGGAGGCGTTTGAAAAAGAAGAAGACAACCATCAAGAAGAACACTCTGAACCCCACGTACAACGAGGCCATCATCTTCGACATCCCCCCAGACAGCATGGACCACGTCAGCCTGCACATCTCAGTCATGGACTATGACTT GGTTGGTCACAATGAAATCATTGGTGTGAACCGTGTGGGGTGCAGTGCTGAGGGGCTTGGCAAGGGCCACTGGAACGAGATGCTGGCGTACCCACGCAAGCCCATTGCACACTGGCACCCCCTACTGGAGGCCAAGAAATCAGAGAAAGAG tgGAAAACGCGGACGGCCAGTTTTGACAGCCAGGGCTCCTGCCCCTCCCCCAGGCGTCCTGCTAGCCCCTGA